Sequence from the Nocardia cyriacigeorgica GUH-2 genome:
CCGGTCGGGTACCGGAAGTCCGCAAGGAACTGGAGTTCGAGTTGATGGGCTCGACCCTCGCCGAAATCGACGCCGCCCACAACGAACCCGCATGGGCCCCGACCCAGTGGGCGCACCACGAGCGGGTCCATCGCCTCGGCCACCGCGTGCTCGCGGCCACCTGGAATCTGGGACCGGACCGGCCGGCCGATTCCGATCAGCTCGCACGATGGTCCGAGAGCGTCGACGCGGTGCGCTAGGTGAAAGCTCTGATCGGCCCGCCACCTCCACGCATTTCTCCACCAACGACAAGGTCCGCGCACGGCCCCTCTCGATCGAGGAGAAAACCTGTGCATCCCGAGTCCCGTTGTGCACTAACAGGACTCGGGATGCGGCGGGCGGGTTCTCTGGTGTCGGCCCATGGCATCTACCTCCTTCACTGTCGTCATGGTCATTGCCGGATCAGCTGTAGAGCCGGGAGATGAACGCGTTCAGGTTCTCGCGGACGCGTTCGATCTTTTCCTCGGTGGTGAGATCCTCGCGGTAGCGGCTGCCCAGGGCGGGCCGCTTCTTGCCGCGCGCGTACAGCGAGCAGGCCAGATCGGTGCACATATAGGTGCCGACCGAGTTACCGCGACGCCCGGATTCGCCCGCCTTGTGCGCGGTCAGCAGCGACACGCCACCACCGGTATGCGTGGTGAGGCAGATCGTGCACATCTGCGCGCGCCCCGATCCACCGGTTTCGTAGCGAAACGCCACGCCGACGAGGCGATCGTCACCCGGCGCGACGAAATAGCACCGTCCGGGAAACGACGGATCGCTCCAGCCGAGGAAATCGAGGTCCTCCCACGGGCGCTGGTCCAGGTCGCGCGGCACCGGTAATCGCTTGGCCTCTCCTTTGGAGCAGTTGATGAACGACGACCGGATGTCGCGTTCGGTGACGGGTTGCATGGTGATGCTCCCTTCGGGTCGTTGATGGACAAACCGGGGTGACGTTAGGGGCTCGCACCGCGATGGACAACCGGTTTTCCACCGGGCGGCGCGGCAAGCGGCTCGAATCCCGGTGCGGGCAGACCATGCGAAATCGCCGGACCCGGGCACCCGCCTGTCTACACTCGACCGGCACGGATACGCACTGACGAGGCGGTGGCTCATGGCGTTCGCGAGGTCGATATCGGTGTTCGGTGCGGCACTCGCGCTGACGCTGGCGGGCTGCGGTTCCGCCGACGACCCCACCGGTCCCGCCACCCAGTTGGCCACCACCACCCAGGCGGGCCCGGCGGCCGAGGACCCCTCCGCGAGCCCGAGCCCGTCGCCGACGACCACGACCACCGAGGCAGCCCAGCCCACCGAGGTCATCTCCCTCACCGCCGTCGACGCCGAGGGACGGCCCACCGACGGCTTCACCGTCATCAGTCCCGACCCCTACGGCACCCTCAACTGCCGCAACGCCGCGCCGAGCCACTCCGCGTCCACCGCGGGCATCTATCACTGCGGCGCCTCCGCCGATGCCGCCGACGTCTGCTGGCCGACGCCCGCGCGCGACGAACTGCTCTGCGCCAACGACCCGTGGAAGCGCGAACTGCGCCGCTACACCGTCGACCCACCGCTGCAACCCATCGGCGCCACCGAATCCCCCGAACCCTGGGCGCTCGAACTCGCCGACGGCCGTCAGTGCCGCATTCGCGTGGGCGGCGCGTGGGGCGGGCGGTCCGACGGCATGGTCGGCGCGTACTCGTGCACCGGCGGTTCCGAGGTGGTGCTGCAGGCCGCCGACGCCCGCACCGCGATCGACAAGTCATCGGATACCTGGCGGGTCGCGATGGGTGAGCTCGGCGCGGGCGAACCCGATTTCCCGCCGCCCACCATGGTGGATGTGCGCACCGCCTATTTCGCCGCTGCCGCGAACTGAGCCGATCTCGCTGCGTCGCGGCGCACGGTTTGGGTAACGTCGCCAGTCAGCAACGATTGAGCACCACGGATGCACCGACCACGAACAGGCGGGATATCAGTGAAGCTACGAATCCGCACCATCGCCATGACCGGTTGTCTGGCCGTCATGGCGGCGATCGCCCCGGTCAGCGCGCAGGCCGCACCGTCCAATGATCCGATCATCGCCTCGGGCGCGTTGCTCGCCAGCCCCGTCGCCCCGAACGGGTCGCGGATCACCGACGTCCGGATCGCCGACGACCGCAATGTGAAGTTGCAGGTGTTCTCTACCGCGATGGGCCGCGATATCTCGGTCACCGTGCAGCGCCCGCGCGATGCGTCCCAGCCGCGCCCGGTGCTCTATCTGCTCAACGGCGCCGACGGCGGCGAAGGCACCGCCAACTGGGTGAGTCGCGCCCCGGACGCACTGGCGTTTCTCGGCGAGAAGGACGTCAACGTCGTGCAGCCGATCGGCGGCGCCTGGAGCTACTACACCGATTGGCGTGCGCCCGACCCGGTGCTCGGGGTCAACAAGTGGAAGACCTTCCTCACCCAGGAACTACCGCCGCTGATCGACGCGGCCTTCGGCACCAACGGCCTCAATGCCATCGCCGGACTGTCCACCTCGGGCACTTCGGTGCTGAACCTGCCCATCGCCGCGCCCGGACTCTTCCAAGCGGCCGCCGCCTACAGTGGTTGCGCCCAGACCAGCGATCCCTTCGGCCGGGAGGCGGTGCGGCTGAGCGTCGAGGTGTGGGGCGGCGGCGACGTGGAGAACATGTACGGCCCGCCCGACGACCCGCTGTGGGTGCAGAACGATCCGTACGTCAATGCCGAGGGCCTGCGCGGCCTGGAACTGTTCATCTCCTCCGGCAGCGGCCTGCCCGGCCCGTACGACACCCTCAACGGCCCCTACGCCCTCCCCGGCGCCTACGGCCTGGCCAATCAGGTGGTGATCGGCGGCGTCATCGAAGCCGCCACCAACTACTGCTCACACAACCTCGCCGCGCGACTCGACGAGTTGAACATCCCCGCAACCGTGGACTTCCCGCCTGTCGGCACGCATTCGTGGGGGTACTGGCGTGATGCGCTGATCCATTCGTGGCCGGTGATCGCGCGTGGGCTCGAATTGCCTGCGTGAGGGTGGGGTCTTCACTCCCCCGCGAATGACAGCCCGCGCTCCTCGAGCGCTTCAGCGAGAACCCGTGCAGCCTTCGGTCCAAAACCGTGCAGGGCCAGCAGTTCCGCGCGAGTGCGCGTGCTGAGTGCGTCCAGGGTGGTGATGCCCGCACCGTGCAGAGCGCGGGTGGCCGGCTTGCCAATCGAGGCAGGCAGATCACCGGATTCGCCGGGGGCCGCGTTGTCGACGGCGGCAAGGGAGGCCGCGAGGCGTTTCGGAGCGCGAGCGAACCAGGCGCGCCGGACCAGGTAGTTCGAGGTCTGGCCGTTGATGTCGGCCAGGGCGATCCGCAAGCCGATGCGCTTGCCTGCCCGTTCGATCACCGCGCCGCTCGGGTGATCGGCGAGGATGCCGTCGATCTCGTCGTCGGCCAGCTGCACCTGGAGCTCGTCATCCTTGCTGATCGAGGCGAAACTCTTTCCCCGGACTCGATACGCGACCGCCCCGAAGTGCGTGCCCTCCTCCACTTCCGGCAAGGCGAGCGCGGCTTTGCGCACCTGCGCGCGAGTCGTCATCGCTGCTCCCTGGGAACGATCGGTAGCTCGAGCTCGATTTCGTCGCGGATCGGAATGCCGTCCTGGCCGAATTCGGGGATCTGTGGTTTGGTCCGCCGCGAGGCCGTGACGGCGTCGGTGTGCAGGGCGGTCAGATGGAAACCCGCGCGCTGATAGAACCGCAACGCCCGGGTGTTGTCGTTGGTGGTCGATACCCGGACCCGCCGGACGTCGGCGGTGCGCACCTCATCGACCAGGGCCCTGATCAGCGCCGCACCCACCCCACCGGACACGAACGCGTTGATCGTGACGATATCGGCCACCCCGCCGGCGACCCGGTATATGAGCATCCCGACCACCTCCCCGTCCCGCTCGGCGAGCAGCCCGGGCAATGCACCGGCGTCGACCAGCCCGCCCAACGACAGCGAAACCACCCGGGTATCACCCCATTCGCGCCGCAGCAGTGTCGCCACGACGTCACGATCGGCCGGCGCGATCTTGCGCAGCGATATCCGATCCGGGACGGTCACCGCGCCAGACTACCGCCGCGGCCGCGGCCACAGGGGGACCTGCGGCCGCGGCTTCGAACGAGGTGTCAGTCCTGCACGGGTGTCCACTGTTCGGCCGGCGGACGCCCGGGCAGCGGCTTGCCGATGACGGCCAGCGCGACGAAGAAGTTCACTTGTCCGATGGCCATCGCGAGGGTGGCCAGGGCTTTCTCGTCGTAGTGCTCGGCCGCGCCGGCATACAGCTCATCCGTCACCCGTTCACCGGCTGCCGAGGGCTGGGCGACGGCTTCGG
This genomic interval carries:
- a CDS encoding FBP domain-containing protein; protein product: MQPVTERDIRSSFINCSKGEAKRLPVPRDLDQRPWEDLDFLGWSDPSFPGRCYFVAPGDDRLVGVAFRYETGGSGRAQMCTICLTTHTGGGVSLLTAHKAGESGRRGNSVGTYMCTDLACSLYARGKKRPALGSRYREDLTTEEKIERVRENLNAFISRLYS
- a CDS encoding alpha/beta hydrolase encodes the protein MTGCLAVMAAIAPVSAQAAPSNDPIIASGALLASPVAPNGSRITDVRIADDRNVKLQVFSTAMGRDISVTVQRPRDASQPRPVLYLLNGADGGEGTANWVSRAPDALAFLGEKDVNVVQPIGGAWSYYTDWRAPDPVLGVNKWKTFLTQELPPLIDAAFGTNGLNAIAGLSTSGTSVLNLPIAAPGLFQAAAAYSGCAQTSDPFGREAVRLSVEVWGGGDVENMYGPPDDPLWVQNDPYVNAEGLRGLELFISSGSGLPGPYDTLNGPYALPGAYGLANQVVIGGVIEAATNYCSHNLAARLDELNIPATVDFPPVGTHSWGYWRDALIHSWPVIARGLELPA
- a CDS encoding helix-hairpin-helix domain-containing protein, with translation MTTRAQVRKAALALPEVEEGTHFGAVAYRVRGKSFASISKDDELQVQLADDEIDGILADHPSGAVIERAGKRIGLRIALADINGQTSNYLVRRAWFARAPKRLAASLAAVDNAAPGESGDLPASIGKPATRALHGAGITTLDALSTRTRAELLALHGFGPKAARVLAEALEERGLSFAGE
- a CDS encoding GNAT family N-acetyltransferase is translated as MTVPDRISLRKIAPADRDVVATLLRREWGDTRVVSLSLGGLVDAGALPGLLAERDGEVVGMLIYRVAGGVADIVTINAFVSGGVGAALIRALVDEVRTADVRRVRVSTTNDNTRALRFYQRAGFHLTALHTDAVTASRRTKPQIPEFGQDGIPIRDEIELELPIVPREQR